The Bacteroidota bacterium genome includes a region encoding these proteins:
- a CDS encoding ECF-type sigma factor, translating into MDKETFDHLMSLAYEELTRLARTVRRGEANATLSTGSLVHEAYLRLIQAEDLDVESQVHLKHLLAQVMRRILVDAARQRATRRKGGDLHRVTLDRDLVASGIHLDETLAFDEALKALERDHPRWARTVEMRFFGGYTIPETAHLLGVGERTVSREWTQAKGWLNAWQRKHS; encoded by the coding sequence ATGGACAAGGAGACGTTCGATCACCTCATGAGCCTGGCCTACGAGGAACTCACTCGGCTGGCCCGGACGGTGCGCCGTGGCGAAGCCAACGCCACCCTCAGCACCGGGTCGCTCGTCCACGAAGCCTACCTCCGGCTGATCCAGGCGGAAGACCTCGACGTCGAGTCGCAGGTCCACCTCAAACATCTGCTCGCCCAGGTGATGCGGCGCATCCTGGTAGACGCCGCCCGGCAGCGCGCAACGAGGCGCAAAGGCGGCGACCTCCACCGCGTCACGCTCGACCGTGACCTCGTGGCTTCTGGCATCCACCTCGATGAGACGCTGGCCTTCGACGAGGCGTTGAAGGCGCTCGAACGTGATCACCCTCGCTGGGCCCGGACCGTCGAGATGCGCTTCTTCGGGGGCTACACGATCCCTGAAACCGCGCACCTGCTCGGCGTCGGCGAGCGTACGGTGTCGCGCGAGTGGACGCAGGCCAAAGGCTGGCTCAACGCCTGGCAACGCAAGCATTCCTGA
- a CDS encoding AAA family ATPase translates to MSLFRRANRPHDVGEGTVGTVLDGIRAGRWADPVAAVRAAGTKEERKRLKIATLPATAFSGTFRRRANGALLTPSGFVCLDFDDVEDPAALRDKLARHLDVYAAWISVSGTGVKALVRVEVVDPVTGECRLPANDAEHKAACAVVFALFPEASLDQACKDIARLCFVSHDPDLRANPDALPVTVELAPGANEVPASRAAQSVPTMGDDVPLTLGEIATLLSCLRRPAASGDYDYWLSVYANLIAFCGDNGHGAEDVRRLMESWSPSRERGDYPPGNRDLRQGQAGAFVNLLKAQGLHYRDWLRERYARLRGDETPRERRQKTQEGAAAALTKRPVLDVRPASTWMEAAALEPIPRMLWGPLWFEGETTVLFSSTNAGKSVGAVQIADGIASGFGAMGLPCEAGPTRVLYLDFEMSRKQFERRYSQDFTEPHHFHPNFLRAEIDPDALADEDHFDAAVRQAIEEAVETYDVRVVVVDNLTFIARQSQEAKDALPLMRALYRMKREHSLSLLILGHTPKRDGTRALTRNDLAGSAHVANFVDAMVGLGRSAKDPAQRYLKQIKQRSTEEVFGAEHVLVLTLEKRGSFLGLWPIGTAEEADHLAAPSSTEKMHRDSRILALREQGLSYRDIAFKLSVSKTTIQRVVKSAVEEGRLAVPDQVSHPVPLPGVGTPKSNTSDSIGVPGSPLAPMHGDGALKPPALPGTAKSSSYDCLGVPAGEKGTGWDSGTADPNPLASSSAAGVEKPPVNARVETPDGPGRVLSTIKGVRVRLDHEERQPPYGVGRYDPSEVRLLDPSTEAPF, encoded by the coding sequence GTGAGCCTCTTTCGCCGCGCCAACCGCCCCCACGACGTAGGCGAGGGCACCGTCGGGACCGTGCTCGACGGTATCCGTGCCGGCCGCTGGGCTGACCCCGTGGCTGCCGTGCGTGCCGCCGGGACGAAGGAGGAGCGCAAGCGTCTGAAGATCGCCACGCTTCCCGCTACTGCCTTTAGCGGCACATTCCGCCGCCGCGCGAACGGCGCACTCCTCACACCCTCCGGCTTCGTATGTCTTGACTTCGATGACGTAGAGGACCCCGCAGCGCTGAGAGACAAGCTCGCCAGGCATCTGGACGTGTACGCGGCTTGGATTTCCGTCTCTGGCACGGGGGTGAAGGCGCTCGTCCGCGTCGAGGTTGTGGATCCTGTCACCGGCGAGTGTCGACTACCCGCCAACGATGCCGAGCATAAGGCCGCGTGCGCTGTTGTGTTCGCGCTCTTCCCCGAAGCCTCCCTCGACCAGGCGTGCAAGGACATAGCGCGACTCTGCTTTGTCTCACACGACCCTGACCTCCGAGCGAATCCTGACGCGCTCCCTGTCACCGTCGAGCTGGCACCCGGGGCGAATGAGGTTCCCGCCTCACGCGCCGCGCAGTCTGTGCCGACGATGGGCGACGATGTGCCGCTCACGCTCGGCGAGATCGCTACGCTGCTGTCTTGTCTCCGCAGACCAGCTGCATCCGGGGACTACGACTACTGGCTGTCCGTGTACGCGAACCTGATCGCGTTTTGCGGGGACAACGGCCACGGCGCCGAAGATGTCCGCCGTCTCATGGAGTCGTGGAGCCCATCACGAGAGCGAGGAGACTACCCACCAGGGAATCGTGATCTGAGACAGGGCCAGGCGGGCGCATTCGTGAACCTCCTGAAGGCTCAAGGGCTCCACTACCGGGACTGGCTGCGCGAGCGCTACGCACGACTGCGGGGCGATGAGACTCCGCGAGAGCGCCGACAGAAGACGCAGGAAGGCGCTGCCGCGGCGCTGACGAAGCGCCCCGTGCTCGACGTGCGTCCTGCCTCGACGTGGATGGAGGCCGCTGCGCTCGAACCCATCCCTCGGATGCTCTGGGGGCCGCTCTGGTTCGAGGGGGAGACCACCGTGCTCTTCTCCAGCACCAACGCCGGGAAGTCCGTCGGTGCCGTCCAGATCGCCGACGGCATCGCGTCGGGCTTTGGCGCGATGGGTCTGCCCTGCGAGGCCGGGCCGACGCGCGTGCTCTACCTCGATTTCGAAATGTCGCGCAAGCAGTTCGAGCGCCGCTACTCGCAGGACTTTACCGAGCCGCACCACTTTCACCCCAACTTTCTGCGCGCCGAGATCGACCCGGACGCGCTCGCCGACGAGGACCACTTCGACGCCGCCGTGCGGCAGGCCATCGAGGAGGCCGTCGAGACGTACGACGTGCGCGTGGTCGTCGTGGACAACCTCACCTTCATCGCGAGGCAGTCGCAGGAAGCGAAGGACGCACTCCCGCTAATGCGGGCGCTCTACCGGATGAAGCGGGAGCACAGCCTATCGCTTCTCATCCTCGGACACACGCCGAAACGCGACGGCACCCGCGCGCTCACACGCAACGACCTCGCAGGCTCAGCACACGTCGCCAACTTCGTGGACGCGATGGTGGGCCTGGGGCGAAGCGCGAAAGATCCGGCACAGCGCTACCTCAAGCAGATCAAGCAGCGCAGCACCGAAGAGGTGTTTGGGGCCGAACACGTGCTCGTCTTGACGCTGGAGAAGCGTGGGAGCTTTCTCGGACTGTGGCCGATCGGTACAGCCGAAGAGGCCGATCACCTCGCAGCACCGAGCTCTACGGAGAAGATGCATCGGGACAGCAGAATCCTGGCCTTGCGCGAGCAGGGGCTATCGTACCGGGATATTGCATTCAAGCTCTCCGTTTCGAAGACCACAATACAGCGCGTGGTAAAGAGTGCCGTGGAGGAAGGACGCTTGGCTGTCCCAGATCAGGTGTCCCACCCTGTCCCGCTTCCAGGTGTTGGTACACCTAAAAGCAATACGAGCGATAGTATAGGTGTACCAGGCTCCCCCCTTGCCCCTATGCATGGGGATGGTGCTCTCAAGCCTCCTGCTCTTCCTGGTACAGCTAAGTCGAGTTCCTACGATTGTCTAGGCGTCCCAGCGGGAGAGAAGGGGACAGGGTGGGACAGTGGTACAGCGGATCCGAATCCACTCGCGTCCTCGTCTGCCGCTGGCGTCGAGAAGCCCCCCGTGAACGCGCGCGTCGAGACGCCGGACGGCCCCGGCAGGGTGCTCTCGACCATCAAAGGGGTGCGCGTGCGGCTCGACCACGAGGAGCGTCAGCCGCCTTACGGCGTCGGCCGCTACGACCCATCCGAGGTGCGCCTCCTCGATCCATCTACCGAAGCCCCCTTCTGA
- a CDS encoding helix-turn-helix domain-containing protein, with protein sequence MPDPPRDHIGPHSAAPERPDLAGLADQLAVVSAKLDALSLQLDKPVDQLLTVKQVADRLQVGERTVERIVSSGKLRPLWIEGQRRFTTAAVDAYLRDMAKSSKQGARRKTKRAA encoded by the coding sequence ATGCCTGACCCTCCACGCGATCACATAGGCCCCCACAGCGCCGCGCCTGAACGTCCTGACCTCGCTGGCCTAGCTGACCAACTCGCTGTTGTCTCGGCAAAGCTCGACGCGCTAAGCCTCCAACTCGACAAGCCCGTCGATCAACTCCTCACAGTGAAGCAGGTCGCGGACCGCCTCCAAGTAGGCGAGCGTACCGTCGAGCGCATCGTGTCGAGCGGCAAGCTGCGCCCGCTCTGGATCGAGGGGCAGCGCCGGTTCACGACGGCCGCGGTGGATGCCTACCTGCGCGACATGGCGAAGTCGTCGAAGCAAGGTGCGAGGCGCAAGACGAAGAGGGCAGCATGA
- a CDS encoding serine/threonine-protein kinase, which translates to MPPPPKRLRTILHDTQALSPEERARELEAAAEHDPALEQALRTLAATRDIDLDAPGGFGALMEAGLPMMAQNVFGYDAAMPDHVGPYALLRVLGEGGMGTVYLGERTDPDRTVAVKILRDATLSPARLAQFEREQQTLADLSHPSIAHLYDTGVHNTGDVADDNEAAPRGTPYFVMEYVEGASITAYCTERRCSVQERLRLFRAVCEAVRYAHRQAILHRDLKPSNVYVSPGPDGKSMVKLLDFGIARHLDSLGHESDDAGAVDDLRLMTPAYAAPEQLRGEALGTYTDVYALGVLLYELLAGRHPYDLDGTEAEVKRVLLEAEAPPPSRLARTASENATPPDATSLGAAAWADLDALCLKAMERDPARRYASVEALLRNLDQYASNRPLDARPATLGYVSWKFFRRHRQRLSAVVIVLALVTALVTFYTLRLADARDAAVAEAETAERITDYLVSLFETSNPMSAQSGDVTVEDLLRNGVAQAEALAGEPQLQARMFTVLGRVHSGLSRYGAADTLLQRALALQRPFDNPLDRAETLYGIGTTRYLQGDFAEAEAALLEAEALLEQTLPPDARDLVSLRSELAVLYTEQARHDEAEPLLLAALAVQRGASDDSSKADLAQTLTNLGTSYINQGRPEEAEPLYREALALDREVFGPEHVRVAIQLGNLAVLHDSRFEHAIADSMLTESLRIRRAATGNDHIQVATGLLMLGSIVRKTGDLERAEAALREGGDIFARLVGEAHPNTAVARNQLALVLRDQEKLDEALATQRAALPVFQQVLGPDHYYTVTTTCQLAELLLDSGSLAEAAALYQQCVPALPSTAGIRVYVATRHQAHFGELRTAQGRYAEAESLLVASHDAIVASLGPDHEQIPLYTERLAQLYEAWGRPDAAASYRLQP; encoded by the coding sequence ATGCCACCCCCACCGAAGCGTCTACGCACCATTCTTCACGACACCCAGGCGCTCTCTCCCGAAGAACGAGCCCGCGAATTGGAGGCGGCGGCCGAACACGACCCTGCATTGGAGCAGGCGCTTCGTACGCTCGCGGCAACCCGCGACATCGACCTGGACGCGCCGGGAGGCTTTGGTGCGCTCATGGAGGCAGGCCTGCCCATGATGGCCCAGAATGTCTTCGGGTATGACGCCGCGATGCCGGACCACGTGGGCCCGTACGCCCTGCTTCGGGTGTTGGGCGAGGGCGGCATGGGAACGGTGTATCTCGGTGAACGCACCGACCCCGACCGCACCGTCGCGGTTAAGATACTCCGGGACGCAACGCTCTCACCGGCGCGGCTCGCCCAATTCGAGCGCGAGCAACAGACACTAGCGGATCTCTCACACCCTTCTATCGCACACCTGTACGACACGGGAGTGCACAACACCGGAGACGTCGCGGACGACAACGAGGCCGCACCGCGGGGCACACCGTACTTCGTCATGGAGTACGTCGAGGGCGCGTCGATCACGGCGTATTGCACCGAGCGACGCTGCTCGGTCCAGGAACGCTTGCGCCTGTTCCGCGCCGTGTGCGAGGCCGTCCGATACGCCCATCGGCAGGCGATCCTCCACCGGGACCTGAAGCCCTCCAACGTCTACGTCTCACCGGGCCCCGACGGGAAGTCCATGGTGAAGCTGCTTGACTTCGGCATTGCCCGGCATCTCGACTCGCTCGGCCATGAGAGCGACGATGCTGGGGCGGTCGACGACCTTCGGCTCATGACGCCCGCGTACGCGGCGCCCGAACAGCTTCGCGGCGAAGCGCTCGGCACCTACACCGACGTCTATGCCCTCGGCGTGTTGCTCTATGAGTTGCTAGCCGGGCGACACCCGTACGACCTGGACGGCACGGAGGCTGAGGTGAAACGGGTGCTGCTCGAAGCAGAGGCGCCGCCACCGTCCCGGCTGGCTCGGACGGCGTCTGAGAACGCTACTCCGCCTGACGCAACCTCGCTGGGTGCTGCCGCATGGGCCGACCTCGATGCGCTCTGCCTCAAAGCGATGGAGCGGGACCCTGCCCGTCGCTATGCCTCCGTGGAAGCGCTCCTGCGTAACCTCGACCAATATGCGTCCAACCGCCCTCTTGACGCTCGGCCGGCCACGCTCGGGTATGTCTCTTGGAAATTCTTCCGCCGTCACCGCCAGCGACTTTCCGCCGTGGTTATTGTGCTGGCCCTCGTCACCGCGCTCGTGACGTTCTACACGCTCCGTCTCGCTGACGCCCGCGACGCGGCGGTGGCTGAGGCCGAGACCGCCGAACGGATCACCGACTACCTGGTGAGTCTTTTCGAGACGAGCAACCCGATGAGTGCTCAGTCCGGCGACGTGACGGTCGAGGACCTCCTTCGGAACGGGGTCGCCCAAGCCGAAGCGCTCGCGGGCGAACCGCAGCTCCAGGCGCGCATGTTCACCGTCCTCGGGCGCGTGCACTCCGGCCTGAGCCGCTATGGAGCCGCCGACACGCTGCTGCAACGCGCCCTCGCGCTCCAGCGCCCCTTCGACAACCCGCTCGACCGCGCCGAGACGCTCTACGGAATCGGCACCACGCGCTACCTCCAGGGAGACTTCGCCGAAGCGGAAGCGGCCCTCCTCGAAGCCGAGGCCCTCCTCGAACAGACATTGCCCCCAGATGCTCGCGACTTAGTCTCGCTCCGGTCCGAGTTGGCCGTCCTTTACACCGAGCAAGCTCGCCACGACGAGGCCGAGCCCCTCTTGCTGGCGGCCCTCGCCGTGCAACGCGGCGCTTCCGATGACAGCAGCAAGGCGGACCTCGCCCAGACACTGACCAATCTCGGGACGAGCTACATCAACCAGGGTCGGCCCGAGGAGGCAGAACCGCTCTACCGCGAGGCCCTGGCCTTGGACCGCGAGGTGTTCGGCCCCGAGCATGTCCGCGTGGCGATCCAGCTCGGCAACCTAGCCGTGCTTCATGATTCGCGTTTCGAACATGCGATTGCGGACTCGATGCTCACGGAGTCCTTACGGATACGCCGAGCCGCGACTGGCAACGACCACATCCAAGTCGCCACTGGCCTGCTCATGCTCGGCTCCATCGTACGCAAGACGGGCGACCTAGAGCGGGCCGAGGCCGCCCTGCGCGAAGGGGGCGACATCTTTGCCCGGCTTGTCGGCGAAGCCCACCCGAACACGGCGGTGGCGCGCAACCAACTCGCGCTCGTCCTTCGCGATCAGGAGAAGCTAGACGAGGCCCTCGCCACGCAGCGCGCGGCCCTACCCGTCTTCCAGCAGGTGCTCGGTCCTGATCACTATTACACCGTCACGACAACCTGCCAACTCGCCGAGTTGCTCCTCGACTCCGGCTCGCTCGCGGAGGCGGCAGCACTCTACCAGCAGTGCGTCCCCGCCCTGCCGTCGACGGCAGGGATCCGCGTCTACGTCGCCACGCGGCATCAGGCGCACTTTGGCGAGCTTCGGACGGCTCAGGGCCGCTATGCGGAGGCAGAAAGCCTCCTGGTTGCCAGCCACGATGCCATCGTCGCGTCGCTCGGCCCCGACCACGAGCAGATCCCCCTGTACACCGAGCGCCTCGCCCAACTCTACGAGGCATGGGGCCGCCCCGACGCCGCCGCCAGCTATCGCCTTCAACCATAG
- a CDS encoding site-specific integrase: MGVSLRRKLRADGSLKGYAAVFYDADRRPKRKERALGTRDKQAARSKLTKLERAWAAGDFDPWAERPKEEGVTVASAVGRFLENRAHHCSPSTLATYGSILNPFARQLAPAFPLYGVEPRHVEAYLALPTPKGTPRSPATTKNHADRLRIFFAWCVEERLVERSPMPERRRARSQQDRREEEIPFLSVDDFARLVTCIEADAAMQQMEGGNRWLLDAVRVAVGSGLRLGELAALRWGAVDFDAGVLHVRNTDDFTTKSGRKRPVPIVGEAAPVLERLHAEACASSRSGKPGARTPVLRGATGKALAGDYASRRFRHYRRLSGLPEALRFHSLRHTFASWWVQRGGDLYRLKEIMGHADLKTTMKYAHLRPESLVDEARRIFPPIAVSAGVQEPQGGPHMGHQSRQEVA, from the coding sequence ATGGGTGTCTCGCTACGCAGGAAGCTCCGTGCCGACGGCTCGCTCAAAGGGTACGCCGCCGTGTTCTACGACGCCGACCGCAGGCCGAAGCGCAAGGAACGCGCGCTTGGCACGCGCGACAAGCAGGCCGCGCGCTCGAAGCTCACGAAGCTGGAACGGGCGTGGGCCGCTGGCGACTTCGATCCGTGGGCAGAGCGTCCGAAGGAGGAGGGCGTGACGGTAGCGTCGGCCGTCGGGCGCTTTCTCGAAAACCGGGCACATCACTGTTCTCCCTCCACGCTGGCAACCTACGGGAGCATCCTCAACCCCTTCGCTCGCCAGCTTGCCCCAGCGTTCCCACTCTACGGCGTTGAGCCGCGCCACGTCGAGGCGTACCTCGCACTCCCCACGCCGAAGGGCACGCCCCGCAGCCCGGCCACCACGAAGAACCACGCCGACCGCCTGCGCATCTTCTTCGCGTGGTGCGTCGAGGAGCGGCTCGTCGAGCGCTCGCCGATGCCGGAGCGACGCCGAGCACGCAGCCAGCAAGACCGCCGCGAAGAGGAGATCCCATTCCTGAGCGTGGACGACTTCGCGCGCCTCGTCACCTGCATTGAGGCCGACGCGGCCATGCAGCAGATGGAGGGCGGCAACCGCTGGCTGCTCGACGCGGTGCGCGTGGCAGTCGGCTCGGGTCTGCGCCTGGGAGAACTCGCCGCGCTTCGCTGGGGAGCCGTGGACTTCGACGCAGGCGTACTCCACGTGCGCAACACCGACGACTTCACGACCAAGAGCGGCCGTAAGCGCCCCGTGCCCATCGTTGGCGAGGCCGCGCCGGTGCTCGAACGTCTCCACGCTGAGGCTTGCGCTAGCAGCCGGTCGGGCAAGCCCGGTGCTCGCACCCCCGTCCTCCGCGGTGCCACGGGGAAGGCGCTCGCCGGTGACTACGCCTCACGGCGCTTCCGGCACTACCGGCGTTTGTCGGGCCTTCCCGAAGCCCTCCGCTTCCACAGCCTCCGCCACACCTTCGCGAGCTGGTGGGTGCAGCGCGGCGGCGACCTCTACCGGCTCAAGGAGATCATGGGCCACGCCGACCTCAAGACGACGATGAAGTACGCACACCTCCGCCCAGAGTCGCTCGTCGACGAAGCGCGGCGCATCTTCCCACCGATCGCTGTCTCGGCTGGCGTGCAGGAGCCTCAGGGCGGGCCGCACATGGGCCACCAAAGCAGGCAAGAAGTGGCATGA